Proteins co-encoded in one Arthrobacter globiformis genomic window:
- a CDS encoding SDR family oxidoreductase, which produces MTSLFDLAGRVALVTGSSRGIGNALARALADAGATVVLNGVDAERLKAAEAVMAAGYAPGRVHGVAFDVTDDAAAAAGVAWVEEHVGPLEVLVNNAGIQHRVPMLELDVKDWERVISTDLTSAFLVGREAARHMIPRGHGKIINICSVQTDLARPTIAPYVAAKGGLRNLTRAMTAEWAGSGLQINGIAPGYIHTEMTQNLVDDEQFNAWILGRTPAARWGTVQDLAGPAVWLASAGSDFVNGQTIFIDGGMTVVV; this is translated from the coding sequence ATGACTTCACTGTTTGACTTGGCCGGGCGGGTTGCGTTGGTGACTGGTTCGAGCCGGGGGATTGGTAATGCGTTGGCGCGGGCGTTGGCTGATGCGGGTGCGACGGTGGTGCTGAACGGTGTGGATGCTGAGCGGTTGAAGGCTGCGGAGGCGGTGATGGCGGCTGGGTACGCGCCGGGACGGGTGCACGGTGTGGCGTTTGATGTCACGGATGACGCGGCGGCCGCGGCCGGTGTGGCCTGGGTTGAGGAGCATGTGGGCCCGTTGGAGGTCCTGGTGAATAATGCCGGGATCCAGCACCGGGTGCCGATGCTGGAGTTGGATGTGAAGGATTGGGAGCGGGTGATTTCCACGGATCTGACCAGCGCGTTCCTGGTGGGCCGGGAGGCGGCCCGGCACATGATTCCGCGCGGTCACGGGAAGATCATTAACATCTGTTCGGTGCAGACGGACCTGGCCCGGCCCACGATCGCGCCGTATGTCGCGGCGAAGGGCGGGTTGCGGAACCTGACCCGGGCGATGACGGCTGAGTGGGCGGGGTCGGGGTTGCAGATTAACGGGATCGCGCCGGGGTATATCCATACCGAGATGACGCAGAACCTGGTCGATGATGAGCAGTTTAATGCCTGGATCCTGGGCCGGACCCCGGCGGCGCGGTGGGGCACGGTGCAGGACCTGGCCGGTCCGGCGGTGTGGCTGGCCTCCGCCGGGTCTGATTTCGTGAACGGGCAGACGATCTTTATCGACGGCGGAATGACGGTGGTGGTCTGA
- a CDS encoding 2-hydroxyacid dehydrogenase: MQPVRTVSFPDRQLLADLAPLPEGLRGVVWDMKSDPEGATLGEIDGVILPYINAGAVLGSLAQVDELKFVQTQSTGYDGVIEASGPAAGVANASGVHAAATAELAVGLILAKLRGIDQAVRDQQYGLWRPERRQSLADRRVLLVGVGGIGHEIARRLEPFEVTVTRVGSAARTDEHGEVHASTDLAALAATHDILVSVLPLNDHTHHLIGEEVLAALPDGALVVNVGRGPVVDTAALTKEVLSGRLQCALDVVDPEPLPQDHPLWSTPNALITPHVGGNASAFQPRILKLLRKQLEALAAGQAPANLVQKGPFA; encoded by the coding sequence ATGCAACCAGTACGCACAGTCAGCTTCCCCGACCGGCAACTGCTCGCCGATCTCGCACCCCTTCCTGAGGGGCTGAGAGGTGTTGTCTGGGACATGAAGTCGGATCCCGAAGGCGCGACGCTGGGAGAGATCGACGGCGTCATCCTCCCCTACATCAACGCCGGCGCGGTTCTGGGATCGCTCGCCCAGGTGGACGAACTGAAGTTCGTCCAGACGCAGTCCACCGGGTACGACGGCGTCATTGAGGCCTCCGGTCCGGCGGCCGGCGTCGCCAACGCCTCCGGCGTTCATGCAGCGGCGACGGCGGAACTGGCGGTGGGTTTGATCCTCGCCAAACTGCGTGGCATCGACCAGGCCGTCCGCGACCAGCAGTACGGCCTCTGGCGGCCGGAGCGGCGCCAGTCCCTCGCGGACCGCCGCGTGCTGCTGGTGGGCGTCGGCGGGATCGGACACGAGATCGCCCGCCGGCTGGAGCCCTTCGAGGTCACGGTCACCCGGGTGGGAAGCGCTGCGCGTACCGACGAGCACGGCGAGGTCCACGCGTCCACGGACTTGGCCGCGCTGGCCGCCACGCACGACATCCTGGTCTCGGTGCTGCCGCTGAACGACCACACCCACCACCTGATCGGCGAGGAAGTCCTCGCCGCCCTGCCCGACGGCGCCCTCGTGGTGAACGTAGGCCGCGGCCCTGTGGTGGACACGGCAGCACTGACCAAGGAAGTCCTGTCCGGCCGCCTGCAGTGTGCACTCGACGTCGTCGATCCGGAACCGCTGCCGCAGGACCACCCGCTGTGGTCCACGCCCAACGCCCTGATCACACCCCACGTTGGCGGCAACGCGTCCGCCTTCCAGCCGCGGATCCTGAAGCTCCTGCGGAAGCAGCTCGAAGCACTGGCCGCGGGACAGGCTCCGGCCAACCTGGTGCAGAAGGGCCCCTTCGCATGA
- a CDS encoding SDR family oxidoreductase, with amino-acid sequence MPFSDYSIALVTGASTGMGAAIAERLAKRGLTVHAVARNEERLNDLADKTGAIPHVVDLTDTAALAAAVGNLEIDVLVNCAGVSRPGNILDSSEGDIDELIDVNLRGLLQLTRLVLPGMVERDRGHVINISSIAGLYNFYGHTVYHATKAAVHQVSRQLRNDTVGKRIRVTEICPGRVETEIFGRNMGGTPEAMEEAWKTYYEGYESLTTDDIVNAMDYAIETPRHVNVGMLELMPTFQVPGGLTFDRR; translated from the coding sequence ATGCCGTTTTCAGACTACTCAATCGCCCTCGTCACCGGCGCCTCAACCGGGATGGGTGCCGCGATCGCCGAGCGCCTGGCCAAGCGCGGACTCACCGTCCACGCCGTGGCCCGCAACGAGGAACGCCTGAACGACCTGGCCGACAAGACCGGCGCTATTCCCCACGTCGTCGACCTGACCGACACCGCGGCCCTGGCGGCCGCCGTCGGAAATCTCGAAATCGATGTCCTGGTGAACTGCGCCGGCGTGTCCCGGCCCGGCAACATCCTGGACTCCTCGGAGGGCGACATCGATGAACTCATTGACGTCAACCTTCGCGGCCTGCTCCAGCTCACCCGGCTGGTCTTGCCGGGCATGGTGGAACGCGACCGCGGCCATGTCATCAACATCAGCTCCATCGCCGGCCTGTACAACTTCTACGGCCACACGGTCTACCACGCCACCAAGGCCGCCGTGCACCAGGTCTCGCGCCAGCTGCGCAACGACACCGTGGGCAAGCGCATCCGTGTCACCGAGATCTGCCCGGGACGCGTCGAGACGGAGATTTTCGGCCGCAACATGGGCGGCACGCCTGAGGCCATGGAAGAGGCCTGGAAGACGTACTACGAGGGCTACGAATCCCTGACCACCGACGACATCGTCAATGCCATGGATTACGCCATCGAAACACCGCGCCACGTGAACGTTGGCATGCTGGAACTCATGCCCACCTTCCAGGTCCCCGGCGGGCTCACGTTCGACCGGCGCTAG
- a CDS encoding MFS transporter, which translates to MSVSTHAGAPQHDRLDARQTRKVVTAGCVGIFVELYDNGIFAFMAGTLALVFLAPGNPDNALLFVFAGYAVSFFVRPLGAVVCGILGDKIGRQKLLVFVILLISIATAGIGLLPAYSAIGIAAPVLLVLLRMLQGFSVGGEAAGAMTFLAEHAPEGKRGIITSYAQIASFAALLTGTLVAFSMSPWLTAAAINGGGFGSFAWRIPFLVAIPMGVIGWYIRKAIADTPNFVKLKEEGGLSKNPLKEAFASAEHRRAMLLALFIPLMNGSGYYVLFSYMPTFLKGKQLNFTIGEALLVTACSLVVICVAIPFMGALSDRIGRKKVIAGSAIAMAVLGIPSYALIATGNMALAILGACLMAVVFAGHTAVIHILIVELFPTRVRYSAYGLGYNISSALFGGTAPLLMTWLISSTGNIYMPAFYAVITALGTLAAVSTVKDRAHLPLRDA; encoded by the coding sequence ATGTCTGTATCAACGCATGCGGGTGCCCCGCAGCATGACCGCCTCGATGCGAGGCAGACCCGGAAAGTAGTAACTGCCGGGTGCGTCGGAATCTTTGTGGAGCTTTACGACAACGGCATTTTCGCCTTCATGGCCGGAACGCTTGCCCTCGTGTTCCTGGCACCAGGCAACCCGGATAACGCCCTGCTGTTCGTCTTCGCCGGCTACGCCGTGTCCTTCTTCGTCCGCCCCCTCGGAGCCGTGGTCTGCGGCATCCTGGGGGACAAGATCGGGCGACAAAAACTCCTGGTCTTCGTCATCCTGCTGATCAGCATCGCCACCGCCGGCATCGGGCTCCTGCCCGCCTACTCGGCCATCGGCATCGCAGCGCCTGTGCTACTCGTGCTGCTCCGGATGCTGCAGGGCTTCTCCGTCGGCGGCGAGGCTGCCGGCGCCATGACCTTCCTCGCCGAGCACGCCCCTGAAGGCAAGCGCGGCATCATCACCTCCTACGCCCAGATCGCCTCCTTCGCGGCTCTCCTCACGGGTACCCTGGTTGCCTTCTCGATGTCCCCGTGGCTTACCGCAGCAGCAATCAACGGCGGCGGCTTCGGCTCGTTCGCATGGCGCATCCCGTTCCTCGTCGCCATCCCCATGGGCGTCATCGGCTGGTACATCCGCAAGGCCATCGCGGACACCCCCAACTTCGTGAAGCTCAAGGAAGAGGGCGGCCTGTCCAAGAACCCCCTTAAGGAAGCCTTCGCCTCCGCCGAACACCGCCGCGCCATGCTCCTGGCCCTGTTCATCCCGCTCATGAACGGCTCCGGCTACTACGTCCTGTTCTCCTACATGCCCACATTCCTTAAGGGCAAGCAGCTCAACTTCACCATCGGTGAGGCCCTCCTCGTTACCGCCTGCAGCCTCGTGGTCATCTGCGTCGCCATCCCGTTCATGGGCGCCCTCTCGGACCGCATCGGACGCAAGAAGGTCATCGCCGGATCGGCCATCGCCATGGCTGTCCTCGGCATCCCCTCCTACGCACTCATCGCCACGGGCAACATGGCCCTGGCCATCCTGGGTGCCTGCCTCATGGCAGTTGTCTTCGCCGGGCACACCGCAGTGATCCACATCCTGATCGTGGAACTGTTCCCAACCCGCGTCCGGTACTCGGCCTACGGTCTGGGCTACAACATCTCCTCGGCACTCTTCGGCGGAACTGCCCCGCTGCTGATGACCTGGCTGATCTCGTCTACCGGCAACATCTACATGCCCGCCTTCTACGCCGTCATCACCGCGCTGGGCACGCTGGCGGCCGTCAGCACCGTCAAGGACCGCGCGCACCTTCCGCTGCGCGACGCCTAA
- a CDS encoding biotin-dependent carboxyltransferase family protein: MSGSLIIQQPGNSVVTDLGRFRGPRFGLPVNGALDQFSARAANILAANADNAPLLEITALDFRMQATTDLLIAVTGAPLTLTVGGRECPQWEPVSVRAGETVAVRRITGGLRAYLAVHGSVEAPALLGSCAPDTVIGFGLRLSEGTELKTSRSVGPIRQPYFDLPLFRLGLTRPEFGSRTVIDVTDGPDVEEFGNTAELLFNTEYTVSARSNHIGLRLGGALPERQSTAEVLSRGVPVGAIEVPSREELLVLHRGRGVTAGYPVLAVVTSRSLDTLAQARPGHTITFRKTTVPEATAKHRAAIRELENLRSRVSTVFALLGIGKDPGWPELVPAAGS; this comes from the coding sequence ATGAGCGGATCACTGATCATCCAGCAGCCCGGCAACTCCGTGGTCACAGACCTGGGCCGCTTCCGCGGACCCCGGTTCGGGCTTCCCGTCAACGGGGCACTCGACCAGTTCTCGGCACGGGCGGCAAATATCCTCGCGGCCAATGCCGACAACGCCCCGCTTCTGGAAATAACGGCCTTGGACTTCCGGATGCAGGCCACCACGGATCTCCTCATCGCCGTCACCGGCGCACCGCTGACCCTCACGGTCGGCGGGCGCGAATGCCCGCAGTGGGAACCCGTATCCGTGCGTGCGGGGGAGACCGTGGCGGTGCGCCGCATCACCGGCGGCCTCCGCGCCTACCTTGCCGTCCACGGTTCCGTCGAGGCGCCGGCGCTGCTGGGAAGCTGTGCCCCCGACACGGTCATCGGCTTCGGCCTTAGGCTCTCCGAGGGTACCGAGCTGAAGACCTCCAGGAGCGTCGGACCAATCCGGCAGCCATACTTTGACCTTCCGCTGTTCCGGCTGGGGCTGACCCGGCCAGAGTTCGGCAGCCGGACGGTCATTGACGTCACGGACGGTCCGGACGTTGAAGAATTCGGCAACACAGCAGAGCTGCTGTTCAACACCGAATACACCGTCAGTGCCCGGAGCAACCACATCGGGCTGCGCCTCGGCGGGGCGCTTCCCGAACGCCAATCGACAGCCGAAGTGCTCTCGCGCGGCGTTCCGGTGGGAGCCATAGAGGTTCCCTCCAGGGAAGAGCTGCTGGTGCTGCACCGGGGACGCGGAGTCACCGCTGGCTATCCCGTCCTGGCAGTGGTCACCAGCCGCTCGCTCGACACCCTCGCCCAGGCCCGGCCCGGGCACACCATCACCTTCCGCAAGACCACCGTTCCCGAAGCCACAGCAAAGCATCGGGCGGCAATACGGGAACTGGAAAACCTCCGTTCCCGCGTCAGCACCGTCTTCGCCCTCCTTGGTATCGGCAAGGATCCCGGCTGGCCGGAACTCGTGCCGGCAGCCGGCAGCTAA
- a CDS encoding 5-oxoprolinase subunit B family protein — protein MAATPNPTPVEIFESGDSALRVVASSADAEANWSTVHSLAQWLETAGADGVHGAVPTYDSLLVEFDPGVTSARQVRAFVLLGLRQLEHVGAPARTPREFSVPVVYGGEYGPDLARVAEHEQLSVEEIIALHTAKSYVIRCLGAPAGSPMMDGPDFPLPVPRLKDPRLSVPAGAVAVAGRQAVIAPAVAPGGWCVIGQTPLTVLDAASEPLVPYLPGDLLKFRQIQPEEFADYAGRKLEAAR, from the coding sequence ATGGCTGCCACCCCAAATCCAACTCCCGTGGAGATCTTCGAGTCCGGGGATTCGGCCCTGCGGGTCGTCGCCTCCTCCGCTGACGCGGAGGCCAACTGGAGCACCGTCCATTCCCTCGCGCAGTGGCTTGAAACTGCAGGGGCCGACGGCGTACACGGCGCAGTGCCGACGTACGACTCCCTGCTCGTGGAATTTGACCCCGGGGTCACTTCGGCGCGCCAGGTCCGGGCATTTGTCCTCCTTGGCCTGCGCCAGCTTGAGCATGTAGGAGCACCAGCCCGCACGCCCCGCGAGTTCAGCGTTCCGGTGGTTTACGGCGGCGAGTACGGCCCGGACCTGGCGCGCGTCGCCGAGCACGAGCAGCTCTCCGTGGAGGAGATCATCGCACTGCACACTGCGAAGTCCTACGTCATCCGTTGCCTCGGCGCCCCTGCGGGTTCTCCAATGATGGACGGCCCCGATTTTCCGCTCCCGGTTCCGCGGCTGAAGGACCCCCGGCTGTCCGTTCCGGCAGGGGCCGTGGCCGTCGCCGGCCGGCAGGCAGTCATCGCCCCAGCGGTGGCACCCGGCGGATGGTGCGTCATCGGCCAGACCCCGCTCACCGTCCTTGACGCCGCCAGCGAGCCGCTGGTTCCCTATCTGCCCGGCGACCTCCTGAAGTTCCGCCAGATCCAGCCGGAAGAGTTCGCAGACTACGCGGGCCGGAAATTGGAGGCAGCACGATGA
- a CDS encoding LamB/YcsF family protein: MGPTVDLVADLGEGFGAYSMGDDAALLEVVSSANIACGFHAGDPDIMHATVAECVRRGVSIGAHPSFPDLRGFGRRAMDLTADEVRNDVLYQFGALSAFAAYHGTSVAHIAPHGRLGNLVATRPDYAAAVADAAARLNPGLIVLAQDGELASAAAERQLPVGIVGIADRAYEANGTLVPRGRPGAVIHDPAAIVERTVRMVCEGLIETVAGTDLPIVADTVLLHGDTPGAVQLARQVRAELENAGVTIAPLAQVLAAKEKVA, from the coding sequence ATGGGACCCACAGTTGATCTCGTCGCAGATCTTGGAGAAGGCTTCGGCGCCTACTCGATGGGCGACGACGCGGCCTTGCTCGAGGTGGTTTCCAGTGCCAACATCGCCTGCGGCTTCCACGCCGGTGACCCCGACATCATGCACGCCACGGTCGCTGAATGTGTCCGCCGCGGGGTCAGCATCGGGGCACACCCGAGCTTCCCGGACCTGCGGGGCTTTGGCCGGCGCGCCATGGACCTGACGGCGGACGAGGTCCGCAACGACGTCCTGTACCAGTTCGGCGCGCTGAGCGCTTTCGCCGCTTACCACGGCACCAGCGTCGCACACATTGCGCCGCACGGCCGCCTGGGCAACCTCGTTGCCACCCGCCCCGACTACGCAGCGGCTGTGGCCGACGCCGCCGCCCGCCTGAATCCCGGCCTCATCGTCCTGGCACAGGACGGCGAACTGGCCTCCGCCGCTGCCGAACGGCAGCTCCCGGTGGGCATCGTCGGCATCGCCGACCGCGCCTACGAAGCCAACGGCACCCTGGTGCCCCGCGGCCGCCCCGGCGCCGTGATCCACGATCCTGCCGCCATCGTGGAGCGCACCGTGCGGATGGTGTGCGAAGGGCTCATCGAGACCGTCGCCGGCACGGACCTGCCGATTGTTGCCGACACCGTGCTCCTGCACGGTGACACGCCCGGCGCCGTGCAGCTGGCCCGCCAGGTCCGCGCCGAACTGGAGAACGCCGGCGTGACCATCGCCCCGCTCGCCCAGGTTCTGGCCGCCAAAGAGAAGGTCGCCTGA
- a CDS encoding LysR substrate-binding domain-containing protein, whose translation MDTRKLAYFVQIVDSGSITKAAAALHVAQPALSQQVSALETELKQRLLIRSKQGVQPTAAGHTLYRHAQSILRLVAQARQDVAKSGAAPSGRVSIAIAPYSMASSLTPQIISEVARRYPDIVLHVTEIYGGVLSEAIKNGRLDMALIYEPGPIRGVLFTTMIVEDLHLVVNAARTDVNAENGEITLEEVARLGLFLPEKIHTLRQAVEKGFDSKGLKLQLVGEVESVPSIARLLRADLGATIMPKSAADALFHEEDFHVLRIVDPALQCKIALCTPDHDPLSEAASAVLLVLKEMLQEMLSNKYGR comes from the coding sequence GTGGATACCAGGAAACTTGCGTACTTCGTGCAGATCGTGGACTCGGGGAGCATCACCAAGGCGGCGGCCGCACTTCACGTGGCACAGCCGGCCCTGAGCCAGCAGGTTTCGGCGCTGGAGACTGAACTGAAGCAGCGGCTGCTGATCCGCAGCAAGCAGGGCGTGCAGCCAACGGCCGCCGGGCACACGCTGTACCGCCACGCCCAGTCCATCCTTCGGCTCGTCGCGCAGGCCCGGCAGGACGTTGCCAAGTCCGGGGCCGCGCCGTCAGGCAGGGTGTCCATCGCCATTGCGCCCTACAGCATGGCCTCGAGCCTGACACCCCAGATCATCAGCGAAGTGGCCCGTCGGTACCCGGATATCGTCCTGCACGTCACGGAAATCTATGGCGGCGTCCTGAGCGAAGCCATCAAGAACGGCCGGCTGGACATGGCCCTCATCTACGAGCCGGGCCCCATCCGCGGTGTCCTCTTCACCACGATGATCGTCGAGGACCTGCACCTGGTGGTCAACGCCGCCAGAACGGATGTTAACGCGGAGAACGGCGAGATCACGCTGGAGGAGGTGGCTCGCCTGGGGCTCTTCCTCCCCGAGAAGATCCACACCCTCCGGCAAGCAGTGGAGAAGGGATTCGACAGCAAGGGGCTGAAGCTCCAACTCGTGGGCGAGGTGGAGTCGGTGCCGTCCATTGCCCGTCTCCTGCGGGCGGATCTGGGGGCCACCATCATGCCCAAGTCTGCGGCGGATGCCCTGTTCCACGAGGAGGACTTCCACGTCCTGCGGATCGTGGACCCCGCGCTGCAGTGCAAAATCGCGCTGTGCACCCCCGACCACGATCCCCTCTCGGAGGCGGCATCGGCTGTACTCCTGGTGCTGAAGGAAATGCTGCAGGAAATGCTCAGCAATAAGTATGGCCGCTAG
- a CDS encoding HNH endonuclease, with translation MEGSGNSALTAGAPYGDTLHTAAVPDALFPDAVFPLDAIPHGWFTDEAIPFDEFADDEFLEDGAPYDDDLDAAFPASIPEDPFPEALFANVLFAGGGASNACTPWLGVADRVAAARVLLRADLSADGAGLIDQMQAWEKIKCLIAGQQARLAVAFEIRHRQEHAEHGAQTNLTPLSVEDLGKKRPKDHSMGAAEQIALARGESPHRGGRLLGISKALVTEMPHTLGALDTGQLNEERVMHVVKETACLSVDDRMAVDEELAADTGTFTGAGTRAVIAAVKAAAIRRDSRSVTQRPSHAASERSVSLRPAPDCMTYLTALLPAHQGVAVWAALTRHADTLHAAGDPRSLGQIKADTLVQWTTGTPGGVTGIEINLVMTDRTLLQADSEPARLAGYGVVPAAWARTLLTQGQGSAERHESGSPDRLQPAASGGSPTGQNELKIWLRRLYTAPGTGDLVAMDSRRRLFPAPLRRFIQIRDDTCRTPYCDAPIRHHDHIIPWHDDGPTSLTNGAGLCEACNDTKENPGWKAQPRPGPRHTIEIITPTGHTYRSSAAPLPGTGLTGTWLREMHQSEQPGPAP, from the coding sequence ATGGAAGGCAGCGGGAATTCAGCACTGACTGCAGGAGCGCCGTACGGTGACACCCTGCACACTGCCGCGGTTCCCGACGCCCTTTTTCCGGACGCAGTTTTTCCCCTTGACGCGATTCCCCACGGTTGGTTCACGGACGAGGCTATTCCCTTCGACGAATTCGCAGATGACGAGTTCCTGGAGGACGGAGCTCCATACGACGATGACCTCGACGCCGCGTTCCCGGCATCTATTCCGGAGGACCCGTTTCCCGAGGCCCTGTTTGCCAATGTCCTGTTCGCCGGCGGCGGTGCCTCCAATGCCTGTACGCCGTGGCTGGGCGTGGCGGACCGGGTCGCTGCGGCAAGGGTCCTTTTGCGGGCGGACCTCAGCGCCGACGGGGCGGGTTTGATCGACCAGATGCAGGCATGGGAGAAGATCAAGTGCCTGATTGCCGGGCAACAGGCGAGGCTTGCCGTCGCCTTCGAGATCCGGCACCGCCAGGAACACGCCGAACACGGGGCGCAGACCAACCTCACCCCTCTGTCGGTCGAGGACCTGGGCAAGAAACGCCCCAAAGACCACAGCATGGGCGCAGCCGAGCAGATCGCCCTGGCCCGCGGCGAGTCCCCGCACCGCGGCGGCCGGCTGCTCGGCATATCGAAAGCACTGGTCACCGAGATGCCCCACACCCTGGGCGCTCTGGACACCGGCCAACTGAACGAAGAGCGCGTCATGCACGTCGTGAAAGAGACAGCCTGCCTGTCGGTGGATGACCGGATGGCCGTCGACGAGGAGCTCGCCGCAGACACCGGAACCTTCACGGGCGCCGGAACCCGGGCCGTCATCGCCGCTGTGAAGGCCGCCGCTATCCGGCGGGACTCCCGCTCGGTCACCCAGCGTCCCAGCCATGCCGCGTCCGAGCGGTCCGTGAGCCTGCGCCCGGCCCCCGACTGCATGACCTACCTGACGGCGCTGCTGCCCGCCCATCAGGGAGTCGCCGTCTGGGCAGCACTGACCCGGCACGCCGACACCCTCCACGCCGCCGGCGACCCGCGCAGCCTGGGGCAGATCAAAGCCGACACCCTGGTCCAATGGACCACCGGCACCCCCGGCGGCGTCACCGGCATCGAGATCAACCTCGTCATGACCGACCGCACCCTCCTCCAAGCCGACAGCGAACCCGCCCGCCTCGCAGGCTACGGTGTTGTCCCCGCTGCCTGGGCACGGACGCTGTTAACGCAGGGTCAGGGATCGGCTGAACGCCACGAATCCGGCTCGCCGGATCGCCTTCAGCCCGCGGCGAGCGGCGGTTCACCGACCGGCCAGAACGAGCTCAAGATCTGGCTCCGGCGGCTCTACACCGCCCCCGGGACCGGCGACCTGGTGGCCATGGACTCGCGACGGCGCCTCTTCCCGGCACCGTTGCGCCGCTTTATCCAAATCCGCGACGACACCTGCCGCACACCCTACTGCGACGCACCCATCCGCCACCACGACCACATCATCCCCTGGCACGACGACGGCCCAACATCCCTCACCAACGGCGCCGGACTCTGCGAAGCCTGCAACGACACCAAAGAAAACCCCGGCTGGAAAGCCCAACCCAGACCCGGCCCACGGCACACCATAGAGATCATCACGCCCACCGGCCACACTTACCGCTCAAGCGCAGCCCCGTTACCAGGAACTGGACTGACCGGAACCTGGTTGCGCGAAATGCACCAATCCGAACAGCCCGGCCCTGCGCCGTAA
- a CDS encoding 4-carboxy-4-hydroxy-2-oxoadipate aldolase/oxaloacetate decarboxylase, giving the protein MIHVMTNIERPDADAVRRLAQFSSATIHEAQGRKGALSSKIKPIDRSMSFCGPATTVRCAPRDNLMLQVAIHYAEAGDVVLAAAGEYEEAGTFGDVLGNAMKAKGLAGLVTDSGVRDTQDLIELGLPVFSGSVSIKGTVKETIGPINHPVVFGDEIIYPGDVLRGDADGVVVVRKDEIEEVIRLSQERDDAERELIGLYKAGGTTIELCNLTEVLKAKGLLVEHA; this is encoded by the coding sequence GTGATCCACGTAATGACCAACATCGAACGACCCGACGCCGACGCCGTCCGTCGCCTGGCGCAGTTCTCCTCGGCCACGATCCACGAGGCACAGGGCCGCAAGGGAGCGCTCAGCTCCAAGATCAAGCCGATCGACCGCAGCATGTCCTTTTGCGGCCCTGCCACCACTGTCCGCTGCGCGCCGCGGGACAACCTCATGCTGCAGGTGGCCATCCACTACGCCGAGGCTGGGGACGTTGTCCTGGCCGCGGCCGGGGAGTACGAGGAAGCCGGCACGTTCGGCGACGTCCTCGGCAATGCCATGAAGGCCAAAGGCCTCGCAGGCCTGGTAACGGACTCAGGCGTCCGCGACACCCAGGACCTCATCGAACTGGGCCTGCCCGTGTTCTCCGGCAGTGTCTCCATCAAAGGCACTGTTAAGGAAACCATCGGCCCCATCAACCACCCTGTGGTTTTCGGTGACGAGATCATCTACCCAGGCGACGTCCTGCGCGGCGACGCCGACGGTGTTGTTGTGGTCCGGAAGGACGAGATCGAGGAAGTCATCCGCCTCTCCCAGGAACGTGACGACGCTGAGCGCGAGCTCATCGGCCTCTACAAGGCAGGCGGAACCACCATCGAGCTGTGCAACCTGACCGAGGTCCTGAAGGCCAAGGGGCTGCTGGTCGAACACGCGTAG